The Sphingobacterium lactis sequence TGCCATCGCGCACGCCAAAAGCTGAAGTCGAGAAGTTTATCCTGGACGAACTCACGGCCATTGCGGACAACCTGCCCCAATCGCAGACCAATGTGAAGTTCTCCAGAGCATCCAGCATTGCCGCCTATATGCTAAAGGCACGCGTAGCGCTATACAGCAAGCAATACAACGTTGCGGCGGAAGCTGCAAAGAAAGCGCTGGACCTGTCCAATGGCGTACATGAACTCACGGCATTCGATAGCAGTGTGCAATTTGCCGGAAAGTCCCACGCGGAGGGCGAACCTGAGGTGGCGAATATTTTCGGCCACAAAGGATATGAAAGCAGCAAAGAATGGATCTGGACGGTTGAATACAACATGAACATCAAGGGAAATACCCACAACCAAGGCTACTACATGGCTTCCCGTTTGGGTAAAGGTGTTTGTTACTGGGGACCTACGCAGAACTTTATCGACTCCTTCCAGGATAGCGAAGGGAATTTCATCACGGAATCCAATGTGTATGACCCTTCGAAACCATTTGAGAATAGGGATCCACGATTGGATATGTATACGGTGCGTCCCAACTCTCGCTTCATGGGGTATCAGTTCGAACCAAACCCTTCCTTTTCCAAAGTGAACAATTATTGGCCAGTGATCAATGGAACGGCGACCAAACCAAGTACGTTGACCAATGCCGATGCAACAAATGCCTACCGTTCCTTCAGCGGTTACCTGTGGCGCAAGCACACGGATCTCGCCGAATTCAACACCACATCGGTTAGTGGATTCTCGGACCTGAACGTAGGTATCTTCCGTTACGCTGAACTTTTGTTGGTGTATGCCGAGGCCAAGATCGAAGGCAACAGCATCGATGCATCTGTTTTCGACGCGATCAACCAGATCCGCAAACGTGCCGGCATGCCGAACCTACCGGCTGGCTTGAACCAAGCACAATTGCGCCGGGCCCTGCGCTACGAGCGCAAGGTGGAACTCGCCAACGACGGTCTGCGCTGGTATGACCTGCGCCGATGGGGAATCGCCAACCAGGTTATGAACGGCCACCTGTACCTGAACAGAGCAGCAAATGCCTTTGGCAACGATTACCTGACGCGCATCGATGAAAATGCCAATCCGGTCTATGCCCACACGGCAGCTAAGAAATATTTCGGCACCCAGGAGGTCATCTATTCACCGAACAAGGATGAATTCTGGCCAATTTCCATTCAGGAAATGGATGCCAATGACAACCTCGAACAGAACCCAGGTTATTAATTCGCTTACAATTCATACCCATTTTAATTTCGCAAACGTGACCACCTTCGGTCACGTTTGTTTTAAAAGCCAACTGATGATCAGATTTCCAAAATGGATGGCAGCGACACTCCTACTCGTGCTATCCCTCCCAAAACTTTACGCACAGGATAAACAATCCTTCCAACAACCTACCCTTAGCGACTCCACATCGTGGACATTGGTGCTGTTGCCCGATATCCAGAACTATGTGAAATTCCAACGTAACCAGCCTATTCTCGATGTGATGATGAACTGGATCGTCCAGCACAGGGATCGCCTCAACATTGAGATGGTGATGTGTACCGGCGACCTTGTCGAGCATGACGATATCATTAATCCCGATCCGAAGAAAATGGACCAAACGGGAAAGCAACAGTGGGAAGCCGCGGCCCGTGCCTTTGCCAAATTGGATGGAAAGATTCCTTACATCACCGCGACTGGAAACCACGATTACAACATCTTTAGTTACACCCACAAACCAAAGACGACCCATTTCCCGCAATATTTCTATCCCGATAAGAACAGTGAAAATCAGAAGATTCTTCGCGAGGTGACGGAGAATGTGTATGGCAACCCTAGCTTGGAGAATGCCGCCTACCAATGGAAATCCCCACACGGTAAGCCTTTCCTATTCCTCTCGCTGGAATTTGCCCCTCGGGATACCGTCCTGCGTTGGGCGAACAAGATCGTGAATCAGCAAAAATATGCCGACCACAGCGTCGTTCTGCTGACTCATGCCTACCTGAACTACAAGAATGAACACATAGCGACCGCCAAATACGACCTTCAGGATGCGCACTACGGCACGGCGGTATTCGACCGCCTGGTTCGGCCGGCCAAGAATATCGAAATGGTATTCTCGGGCCACATCGGCGCACCAAATGACGTACGCAAGCATTTGGGGTTCCGCATCGATAACAACAGTGCCGGTAAGCGCGTAAGCCAGATGACGTTCAATGCGCAGGCGCTTGGCGGCGGGACCTACGGCAGTGGTGGCGACGGCTGGATCCGCATCCTGGAATTCCTCCCCGACGGAAAGACGGTAAAAGTCCGGACATTCTCCCCATTCTTTGCCCTTTCCAGCAGCACCCAGCACCTTGCCTGGCGAACGGAAGATTATGATGAATTTACCATCACCCTCAATTGATCGTTTTTTATTGAAATGTAAAGGGGAACCCAGTGGGTTCCCCTCTCTACTTTAGGTATAGGTAGATTACTCAGCTTCTATCTGTGGCCCGTACAGTAAAGCACCCGTGAAGGGCAATAAACCTGCTTTGTTTGCTATACGGTAAAAATGTCGAATCGGCTTAACATAGGTAAACGCAGCTTTATTTCCTCCTGCGTTTTTGATTCAATAGTTAAATATAGCTAATTCTATACAAGAAATGCAAATGCTAAAAAGAATTAGCTAATAATTCTGTTAAAAAAGACGGGATATTGTTATTAAGTAACGAATTAATTGAGGGGTTGATTTGTAGAATTGCAATTGTTGGGAATTTACATTGACAAGCGATTCAGCTAGCGTGTTTTAAAATAGTTATACCCCTGACGGGGTTATTTGGGTTACTCAATCCTGAGCTAAAATAGTTACACCCCTCCGGTGTTGGATGGCGTATTAAATTTCCAATATAAATAATTTTTGGGTGCCTACGGCATGTTTTTAGGCACAAGTCCGCCACCCCACAGCCCACTACAAAAGACGTGCGCCAGCGTGCGTTTTACTGCGTTTAAGTGAGATAGGGGGAGAAAAGGGAAGCGCTTCGCGCTTCCCTTTTCTCCCCCTATCTCACCCCCTTTCTAAGGCAAAACCCGCTGGCGCAAGAGTTGCGCGGTTGGCTTGCGATCTCTTGTGCCTTTGAATAAATAACCGGCATGCAACCCCGCTAGGGGTGTTCTAAAATTGTTTCACCCCTAAAGGGGTTATTTGGGTTACTCAATCCTGAGCTAAAATAGTTGCACCCCTCCGGGGTTGCATGGCGTATTAAAACAATAACGCAGACACAAGTCCGCCAGCACCCCCACCACCCCAAAAACAAAAGCCATCCTTTTGGGATGGCTTTTAAAGTACCTAACAAATTGACAGCGGGTTAAACTTTATTTTACTGCGTCTACAACTGCTTTGAAAGCATCTGGATTGTTTAAAGCTAAGTCAGCTAATACCTTACGGTTTAGGCCGATGTTTTTAGCGTTTAATTTACCGATCAATTGGGAATAAGAGATTCCGTGTTGACGTGCTCCAGCGTTGATACGTTGAATCCATAAAGCTCTGAACTCGCGTTTTTTGGTTTTACGGTCGCGGTAAGCGTACTGTAAACCTTTTTCTACTGTATTTTTAGCAATAGTATAAACTTTGCTACGGGATCCATAATAGCCTTTGGCTAATTTAAGGATTCTTTTTCTTCTTCTTCTCGAAGCTACTGCGTTAACCGAACGTGGCATAATTATTAAAATTTAATTTGGTAAGAGGCGTTGCGTATCTCAGCAAACTTACGACCTGTTACCCGGTCAAAAAATGTGTTATTAAAAAATAAAAACTTATTTACCGATAGCAAGCATACGTTTTACGTTGCCCATATCAGCGTCATTAACATAACTAGTTGTAGTTAAGTTACGTTTTTGTTTTGTCGTTTTCTTTGTCAAGATGTGGCTTTTGAAAGCGTTTTTTCTTGCAATTTTACCTGTTCCAGTCAATTTAAAGCGTTTTTTCGCGCTGGAATTGGTTTTAACTTTTGGCATAATACTTATATTTTATATCAATCTGTTAGATACTGTTTTACTTTTTCGCGGCAACCTTCGGCGCTAGGGTCAAGAACATACGCTTACCTTCCAATTTAGGTAGCAATTCCACTTTCCCGTAGTCTTCCAACGCCTGTGCAAAACGAAGCAACAAGATTTCCCCTTGCTCCTTGAATACGATTGCACGGCCTTTGAAATGCACGTAGGCACGAACTTTCTCACCGCTTTCCAAGAAACGCATCGCATGTTTCAATTTGAACTCGAAGTCATGCTCACTGGTATTCGGTCCGAAACGGATCTCCTTAATAACAGTTTGTTTCGCGTTTGCTTTGATTTCTTTTTGTTTCTTTTTCTGTTCGTAAACGAATTTACTGTAGTCGATAATCTTACAAACAGGAGGCGTAGCATTAGGAGAGATTTCAACCAAATCCAACTCCAAATCGTCAGCCATTGCTAGGGCTTGCCGCGTGGGGTAGATTCCTGTTTCAACGTTATCTCCAACCAAACGTACTTCTGGAACACGGATGTGCTCATTGATACGGTGTTCTGGTTCTTTCTTTCTAATCGGGCCTCTATTGCCGAAAGTGTTACTTTTTGCCAAATGTTTCCTTAATTAAATTAAACAGTTATTTCTTTTATTAATAAATCTTTAAACTCATCCGGACTGATGGACCCTAAGTCCACGCCGCCGTGTTTACGAACCGAGATTGTTCCGCTTTCCATCTCCTTCTCCCCTACAATCACCATGTAAGGCATTTTCTTGACTTCAGCATCGCGGATCTTACGGCCGACTTTCTCGTCACGTAAGTCAATCAGACCGCGAATATCGGAATTATTTAGCGATTCTAAAACTTTTTGAGCATATTCTTCATATTTTTCTGACACTGGCAAGACGATAAACTGCTCAGGAGCAAGCCATAACGGAAACTGACCGCCACAGTGCTCAATCAGAACTGCAACGAAACGCTCCAGTGATCCGAACGGTGCGCGGTGGATCATCACCGGACGATGTTTCTGGTTATCACTGCCTGTGTATTCCAGCTCAAAACGCTCAGGAAGGTTGTAATCCACTTGGATGGTACCCAACTGCCACTTCCGGCCCAATGCATCCTTCACCATAAAATCAAGTTTCGGACCATAGAATGCCGCTTCACCCAACTCAACAACGGTCGGTAGACCCTTTTCCGCTGCCGATTCGATGATCGCTGCCTCGGCCAATGCCCAGTTCTCATCCGAACCGATATATTTCGACTTGTTCTCCGGATCACGTAACGAAACCTGCGCCGTGAAATTATCAAAACCCAATGCCTTGAATACATAAAGTACCAAGTCGATCACTTTCTTGAACTCGTCCTTCACTTGGTCTGGACGACAGAACAAGTGCGCATCATCCTGCGTAAACCCACGTACACGTGTTA is a genomic window containing:
- the rplT gene encoding 50S ribosomal protein L20, with amino-acid sequence MPRSVNAVASRRRRKRILKLAKGYYGSRSKVYTIAKNTVEKGLQYAYRDRKTKKREFRALWIQRINAGARQHGISYSQLIGKLNAKNIGLNRKVLADLALNNPDAFKAVVDAVK
- the rpmI gene encoding 50S ribosomal protein L35; translated protein: MPKVKTNSSAKKRFKLTGTGKIARKNAFKSHILTKKTTKQKRNLTTTSYVNDADMGNVKRMLAIGK
- a CDS encoding RagB/SusD family nutrient uptake outer membrane protein, whose protein sequence is MIKKTKSIIGISLLCSALMASCDLERLPLDGPSSETFPSNEKEAEMGLLAAYKSLTLLDASSTPFWHVTDNVTDIGYARPGNNYTSPITSSITTDNALATKPWAAYFKTIGHVHDVLDRLPDLKASLSDSDYKKIDAELRFIRAYAYSQLIEFYGDVPLLKQSLKLTDELPSRTPKAEVEKFILDELTAIADNLPQSQTNVKFSRASSIAAYMLKARVALYSKQYNVAAEAAKKALDLSNGVHELTAFDSSVQFAGKSHAEGEPEVANIFGHKGYESSKEWIWTVEYNMNIKGNTHNQGYYMASRLGKGVCYWGPTQNFIDSFQDSEGNFITESNVYDPSKPFENRDPRLDMYTVRPNSRFMGYQFEPNPSFSKVNNYWPVINGTATKPSTLTNADATNAYRSFSGYLWRKHTDLAEFNTTSVSGFSDLNVGIFRYAELLLVYAEAKIEGNSIDASVFDAINQIRKRAGMPNLPAGLNQAQLRRALRYERKVELANDGLRWYDLRRWGIANQVMNGHLYLNRAANAFGNDYLTRIDENANPVYAHTAAKKYFGTQEVIYSPNKDEFWPISIQEMDANDNLEQNPGY
- a CDS encoding metallophosphoesterase yields the protein MIRFPKWMAATLLLVLSLPKLYAQDKQSFQQPTLSDSTSWTLVLLPDIQNYVKFQRNQPILDVMMNWIVQHRDRLNIEMVMCTGDLVEHDDIINPDPKKMDQTGKQQWEAAARAFAKLDGKIPYITATGNHDYNIFSYTHKPKTTHFPQYFYPDKNSENQKILREVTENVYGNPSLENAAYQWKSPHGKPFLFLSLEFAPRDTVLRWANKIVNQQKYADHSVVLLTHAYLNYKNEHIATAKYDLQDAHYGTAVFDRLVRPAKNIEMVFSGHIGAPNDVRKHLGFRIDNNSAGKRVSQMTFNAQALGGGTYGSGGDGWIRILEFLPDGKTVKVRTFSPFFALSSSTQHLAWRTEDYDEFTITLN
- the infC gene encoding translation initiation factor IF-3, translating into MAKSNTFGNRGPIRKKEPEHRINEHIRVPEVRLVGDNVETGIYPTRQALAMADDLELDLVEISPNATPPVCKIIDYSKFVYEQKKKQKEIKANAKQTVIKEIRFGPNTSEHDFEFKLKHAMRFLESGEKVRAYVHFKGRAIVFKEQGEILLLRFAQALEDYGKVELLPKLEGKRMFLTLAPKVAAKK